A DNA window from Drosophila virilis strain 15010-1051.87 chromosome 4, Dvir_AGI_RSII-ME, whole genome shotgun sequence contains the following coding sequences:
- the LOC6633982 gene encoding mucin-4 isoform X6 — protein sequence MEVATTNNHSQSHHHHHLSGGSGGAGGGGNGGSRSPFQREVREWQRIDPDTGALFSGRLEADRWINGPLNSYGKISDSQNISQPNGTQHTQRKQMEVLRTANGAMQVIRTQTVQKTSSTSRWSTSSSTKTTTRSSTGAAPMALFAPRTSQGVDICELRNDDDDDDDDDKHNDYVDDGEDSIHNGSDAGVVHECTTASMPSTGYGQELVDDHVDFVVINGHADVDDAADDDDDDDNDVAHLHKLGHNLLLDTAPSLKLSNLMKSSSSISSQSSNNSNLTTAAATAAAAAAAAGNTHRNAGKISLHAIVGQTTTTTSTAAAATATSSSSGTLSTWPQRLEQADLYGQANNNNNNSSKRRVGVAADVAAVATPTLRRDLESFRHHDDAATAADDDVDEDLRLSARHQRRQQVSQSVYAPPLPASFGSLQRSRSISTDDLSNDWQQRGEEQTEEELPCGDWRRVSKLRRSFQSQDYHNKTQSRPRPLPLDLPSSTVSVARIRAELENGRRLNTAMRNNHVDLAALDSILNTTAAAVSAAGAAAAAAASATAQSSSKPQLAKRSTFLTAASLQEIRGKLKKLSDESLYKEDFLAHQAIAQPAAVEVVQAPVPAPSTPSAFRVVHNTHSLETRQRPKDSSSSEWHLRRKSYGFEKMSPPENRSIFRVDASTDSGLGRSGEQLGNWSPTERSAAAAANGAGSTIIHFGRQQVGKPASPSEAEQLSKRHSIAVEETWRDIRKTSQVHVNGDSINGSNGNNSASQLQRSSAQKRVEFCKTEVHFAAESGRVNIVETDGKPPPTQNFRRRRRTASGPLQSLVKSASVTSSSSSSSSSNVTHFGDDPTVRNKTIASSTVAYRATLMEPPELVTQPVAGTQVTVITKPLVEPRYSLLETTSSTSRHSYTSTSGVDTTDNETDELANIRGILKNKPVKPKPYHLGENIESADVLWSVPATIKSDNRENSPPSRESAAGDSPITTKSVAERVRIVEQRQFDKQKQPSPAGNGYSTKINVSLGADDWSETGRRRSSAQELLLQDLRAHQRILDEGLKSTSLIMKTMRSASEFDEAMRRLSIASIESALIQPTIVVPTPMLRSHSYQEESCRRTSTTSITSSDLFGSALYDSLPRTPLAPPRLKLLGNTQIPVSQQLTQLRRLYDAADQEEDSADEEVKRYFRESNNSDSGGGTQCSSSPEDTVLKGTEYSSSWSRLKAKRTIWKIEAQEQTIQRTDLPKSNVMNIALHAPRLQKPKPTPPTLRIGQLVPVAKPRTLLVQPQPQAPVADNADESGSESLKIVKEARGARKLREHELSYFGVQHSPTPTQTTKLHVTPSNPRRTLPTRNKLSHNEEATTATTSTTTTTTKWQLLNDRPDLLRHSPQANDESNAFPEDDEEHFYENIANELTTTFRVKSPSPGSYERKTDLQRDAQILSEMTRNADQTMKALSDEAAFKDQRRRSCSLQRRSAKPLATIDEKVKTHNGDAKALSVARGTFASEARRNSRQSTPSPTRARSSSQSSIECCPRDRSRSSSRESMTQGGGSSDEQLSKQRVERIRMRTPKREKTRHETTDQRSSRQSSKPRSSSNATPESKRTHHHSRHREKEHNGEHSAKHSSGSASGSRLLRSTRVSETSRPRTSSHRTSERERERERERTSGTEKHREELTRSRDTVKAH from the exons ATATCAGATTCCCAAAATATCTCACAGCCGAATggcacacagcacacacagcGCAAACAAATGGAGGTGCTGCGCACCGCCAATGGCGCCATGCAGGTGATACGCACACAGACAGTACAAAAGACATCATCCACATCCCGTTGGTCCACCTCCTCATCCACTAAAACCACCACCCGCAGCAGCACAGGCGCAGCGCCTATGGCGCTATTTGCGCCTCGAACAAGTCAAGGCGTTGACATTTGTGAGCTAAgaaacgacgacgacgacgacgatgacgatgacaaACATAATGATTATGTTGATGATGGTGAGGATAGCATACATAATGGCAGCGACGCTGGCGTCGTCCACGAGTGCACGACTGCATCTATGCCAAGCACTGGCTATGGCCAGGAGCTGGTTGATGATcatgttgattttgttgtgaTTAATGGCCATGCGGACGTTGATGACGCcgcagacgacgacgacgacgacgacaacgacgtcGCTCATTTGCACAAACTCGGCCACAATTTGTTACTCGATACTGCGCCAAGTTTGAAATTGAGCAATCTAATG AAAAGCAGTTCGAGTATTTCCAgccaaagcagcaacaactcaaatttaacaactgcagcagcaacagcagcagcagcagcagcagcggctggcAACACCCACAGAAATGCGGGCAAAATAAGCCTACATGCAATTGTTgggcagacaacaacaacaacaagcaccgcagcagcagcaacagcaacatcatcatcatctggcACATTATCAACGTGGCCTCAGCGATTGGAGCAGGCTGACTTATATGGccaggccaacaacaacaacaacaacagcagcaagcgtCGCGTGGGCGTTGCTGCTGACGTCGCCGCTGTGGCCACGCCAACGCTGCGTCGTGATTTGGAAAGTTTCCGGCATCATGATgacgccgccaccgccgccgacGACGACGTTGATGAAGATTTGCG GCTCAGCGCACGGCACCAGCGTCGCCAGCAGGTGTCCCAATCCGTTTATGCGCCACCGTTGCCCGCCAGCTTTGGCAGCCTGCAGCGTTCCCGCTCCATATCCACGGATGATCTCAGCAACGATTGGCAGCAGCGCGGCGAGGAGCAGACAGAGGAGGAACTGCCGTGCGGTGATTGGCGACGCGTTAGTAAATTGCGTCGCTCCTTTCAGTCGCAGGATTATCATAATAAAACACAGTCCAGGCCACGTCCACTTCCATTGGATTTGCCCAGCAGCACGGTGAGCGTGGCACGCATACGCGCCGAGCTGGAAAACGGACGCAGGCTCAACACGGCCATGCGCAACAATCACGTCGATCTGGCCGCACTGGACAGCATACTTAACactacagcagcagcggtctctgcagcgggagcagcagcggcagcagcagcgagcgCAACAGCCCAATCTTCCAGTAAGCCACAGCTGGCCAAACGCAGCACATTTCTCACCGCCGCATCGCTGCAGGAGATACGAGGCAAACTAAAAAAACTCTCAGACGAGAGCCTGTACAAGGAGGACTTCCTGGCGCATCAGGCCATTGCCCAGCCCGCAGCGGTTGAGGTGGTGCAAGCGCCTGTGCCGGCGCCCTCCACGCCCTCCGCTTTTCGCGTCGTTCACAACACGCACAGCCTGGAAACGCGTCAGCGGCCCAAGGACAGCAGCTCCAGTGAGTGGCATTTGCGTCGAAAATCGTACGGGTTTGAAAAGATGTCTCCGCCCGAGAATCGCAGCATTTTCCGTGTGGACGCCTCCACGGACAGCGGCCTGGGCCGTTCGGGTGAGCAGCTAGGCAATTGGTCGCCCACAGAGCGttcggcggctgctgcggccaATGGAGCCGGCTCCACTATTATACACTTTGGCCGACAACAAGTGGGCAAGCCGGCAAGCCCCAGCGAGGCGGAGCAGCTAAGCAAGCGGCACTCCATTGCGGTAGAGGAAACTTGGCGCGATATACGGAAAACTTCACAG GTACATGTCAATGGTGATTCCATTAAtggcagcaacggcaacaacagtgCCAGTCAGCTGCAGCGCAGCAGCGCACAGAAACGCGTCGAATTCTGTAAAACGGAGGTGCACTTTGCCGCCGAATCGGGTCGAGTCAATATTGTTGAAACCGATGGCAAACCGCCGCCCACGCAAAACTTTCGTCGACGCCGACGCACCGCCAGCGGACCGCTGCAGAGCCTGGTCAAGTCTGCCAgtgtcaccagcagcagcagcagcagctccagcagcaaTGTTACCCACTTTGGCGACGATCCAACCGTACGCAACAAAACAATTGCCTCCAGCACAGTAGCCTATCGTGCCACACTGATGGAGCCGCCGGAGCTAGTCACTCAGCCAGTGGCTGGCACACAGGTTACGGTTATAACTAAGCCGTTGGTGGAGCCGCGCTACAGTCTGCTGGAGACTACCAGCTCCACGTCCAGACATAGCTATACCTCCACCAGCGGAGTGGACACAACGGACAATGAGACAGATGAGTTGGCCAACATACGTGGCATATTAAAGAATAAGCCTGTCAAGCCGAAACCCTATCATCTGGGCGAGAATATTGAGAGTGCCGATGTGCTCTGGAGCGTGCCAGCTACCATCAAGAGCGACAACAGGGAGAATAGTCCGCCAAGTCGGGAAAGTG CCGCTGGCGACTCGCCGATAACCACCAAATCGGTTGCTGAACGGGTGCGGATTGTGGAGCAGCGGCAGTTCGATAAGCAGAAGCAGCCATCGCCAGCCGGGAATGGATACTCGACGAAGATCAATGTGAGCCTCGGAGCTGATGATTGGTCAGAAACAG GTCGTCGTCGCAGCAGCGCacaggagctgctgctgcaggacTTGCGCGCCCATCAGCGCATCCTGGACGAAGGCCTCAAGTCCACATCGCTTATTATGAAAACAATGCGCTCGGCGAGCGAATTCGATGAGGCCATGCGTCGCCTGAGCATAGCCTCAATCGAGTCCGCTTTGATACAGCCCACAATTGTGGTTCCCACGCCCATGTTGCGCTCGCATAGCTATCAGGAGGAGAGCTGCCGTCGCACCTCAACTACGTCTATCACCAGCAGCGATTTATTTGGCAGCGCTCTCTACGATTCACTGCCACGCACGCCGCTGGCACCGCCACGACTCAAGCTGCTAGGCAATACGCAAATACCCGTGAGTCAGCAGCTGACACAGCTGCGGCGACTCTATGATGCTGCGGATCAGGAGGAGGACAGCGCCGATGAAGAGGTCAAGCGTTATTTCCgtgaaagcaacaacagcgacagtgGCGGTGGCACTCAATGCAGCTCCTCACCCGAGGATACAGTGCTCAAGGGCACTGAATACTCGAGCAGCTGGAGTCGCTTGAAAGCCAAGCGCACCATCTGGAAGATTGAAGCGCAAGAACAAACGATACAGCGTACAG ATCTGCCCAAGTCAAATGTGATGAACATAGCTCTGCATGCACCCCGGCTGCAGAAGCCGAAGCCCACACCGCCCACGCTGCGCATTGGGCAGCTTGTGCCCGTGGCCAAACCGCGAACACTGCTTGTACAGCCACAGCCGCAAGCACCGGTCGCGGATAATGCAGACGAATCGGGTAGCGAATCCCTTAAAATTGTCAAGGAGGCACGTGGTGCACGCAAGCTACGCGAGCACGAGCTCTCCTACTTTGGTGTACAGCATTCACCGACGCCCACACAGACCACCAAATTACACGTTACGCCCAGTAACCCACGACGTACGCTGCCCACGCGCAACAAACTAAGCCACAACGAGGAGGCAACCACCGCAACGACATCAACTACAACCACCACGACCAAGTGGCAGCTATTGAACGATCGACCCGATTTACTTAGGCACAGTCCACAGGCCAACGATGAGAGCAACGCTTTCCCCGAAGATGATGAGGAGCACTTCTATGAGAACATTGCCAACGAACTGACAACTACATTCCGCGTCAAGTCGCCCTCGCCAGGCAGCTACGAGCGCAAAACGGATTTGCAACGCGATGCGCAGATTCTCAGCGAGATGACACGCAACGCTGATCAAACAATGAAG GCACTCTCCGATGAAGCAGCCTTCAAGGATCAGCGACGTCGTTCCTGCTCGCTGCAGCGCCGCAGTGCCAAGCCTTTGGCCACCATCGATGAGAAGGTCAAAACTCACAATGGCGATGCTAAAGCTTTGAGTGTCGCACGTGGCACCTTCGCCTCGGAGGCACGACGTAATTCACGACAATCGACGCCCTCGCCGACCCGTGCACGCAGCTCATCGCAGTCATCCATTGAGTGCTGTCCACGGGATCGTTCGCGTTCCAGTTCGCGTGAGTCAATGACACAAGGAGGCGGCTCTTCGGATGAGCAATTGAGCAAGCAGCGCGTGGAGCGAATACGCATGCGTACGCCCAAGCGAGAGAAGACACGTCACGAGACAACTGATCAGCGTTCATCCAGGCAGAGCAGCAAACCGCGCAGCAGCTCCAATGCGACGCCAGAAAGCAAACGCACGCATCACCACAGCCGTCACCGGGAGAAGGAGCACAACGGCGAGCATTCGGCCAAACATAGCTCGGGCTCGGCATCAGGCAGTCGATTGCTACGCTCCACGCGTGTCAGCGAAACGAGTCGCCCACGCACTAGCTCACACCGAACAAgtgagcgagagcgagagcgggaGCGTGAACGTACAAGCGGCACTGAGAAGCACCGAGAAGAGCTCACACGCTCGCGTG ACACGGTAAAAGCACACTGA
- the LOC6633982 gene encoding platelet binding protein GspB isoform X1: protein MEVATTNNHSQSHHHHHLSGGSGGAGGGGNGGSRSPFQREVREWQRIDPDTGALFSGRLEADRWINGPLNSYGKISDSQNISQPNGTQHTQRKQMEVLRTANGAMQVIRTQTVQKTSSTSRWSTSSSTKTTTRSSTGAAPMALFAPRTSQGVDICELRNDDDDDDDDDKHNDYVDDGEDSIHNGSDAGVVHECTTASMPSTGYGQELVDDHVDFVVINGHADVDDAADDDDDDDNDVAHLHKLGHNLLLDTAPSLKLSNLMKSSSSISSQSSNNSNLTTAAATAAAAAAAAGNTHRNAGKISLHAIVGQTTTTTSTAAAATATSSSSGTLSTWPQRLEQADLYGQANNNNNNSSKRRVGVAADVAAVATPTLRRDLESFRHHDDAATAADDDVDEDLRLSARHQRRQQVSQSVYAPPLPASFGSLQRSRSISTDDLSNDWQQRGEEQTEEELPCGDWRRVSKLRRSFQSQDYHNKTQSRPRPLPLDLPSSTVSVARIRAELENGRRLNTAMRNNHVDLAALDSILNTTAAAVSAAGAAAAAAASATAQSSSKPQLAKRSTFLTAASLQEIRGKLKKLSDESLYKEDFLAHQAIAQPAAVEVVQAPVPAPSTPSAFRVVHNTHSLETRQRPKDSSSSEWHLRRKSYGFEKMSPPENRSIFRVDASTDSGLGRSGEQLGNWSPTERSAAAAANGAGSTIIHFGRQQVGKPASPSEAEQLSKRHSIAVEETWRDIRKTSQVHVNGDSINGSNGNNSASQLQRSSAQKRVEFCKTEVHFAAESGRVNIVETDGKPPPTQNFRRRRRTASGPLQSLVKSASVTSSSSSSSSSNVTHFGDDPTVRNKTIASSTVAYRATLMEPPELVTQPVAGTQVTVITKPLVEPRYSLLETTSSTSRHSYTSTSGVDTTDNETDELANIRGILKNKPVKPKPYHLGENIESADVLWSVPATIKSDNRENSPPSRESAAGDSPITTKSVAERVRIVEQRQFDKQKQPSPAGNGYSTKINVSLGADDWSETGRRRSSAQELLLQDLRAHQRILDEGLKSTSLIMKTMRSASEFDEAMRRLSIASIESALIQPTIVVPTPMLRSHSYQEESCRRTSTTSITSSDLFGSALYDSLPRTPLAPPRLKLLGNTQIPVSQQLTQLRRLYDAADQEEDSADEEVKRYFRESNNSDSGGGTQCSSSPEDTVLKGTEYSSSWSRLKAKRTIWKIEAQEQTIQRTDLPKSNVMNIALHAPRLQKPKPTPPTLRIGQLVPVAKPRTLLVQPQPQAPVADNADESGSESLKIVKEARGARKLREHELSYFGVQHSPTPTQTTKLHVTPSNPRRTLPTRNKLSHNEEATTATTSTTTTTTKWQLLNDRPDLLRHSPQANDESNAFPEDDEEHFYENIANELTTTFRVKSPSPGSYERKTDLQRDAQILSEMTRNADQTMKALSDEAAFKDQRRRSCSLQRRSAKPLATIDEKVKTHNGDAKALSVARGTFASEARRNSRQSTPSPTRARSSSQSSIECCPRDRSRSSSRESMTQGGGSSDEQLSKQRVERIRMRTPKREKTRHETTDQRSSRQSSKPRSSSNATPESKRTHHHSRHREKEHNGEHSAKHSSGSASGSRLLRSTRVSETSRPRTSSHRTSERERERERERTSGTEKHREELTRSRGHSSRSRHSEQSAAGHKSSKSSRSNHHDTAMSAHRKSTTAAKVAATKATMAATATTHKSTTTPTTATATTTAPTAAATTTTHNELTYVYVTNLAHTQTAEDADYASIDEATVTVTPTALPAIPLPPPRRKRKRSLLPVPVQREGTTATPTVAYEHRIKLEMIPQTPSYSNQSTLRCKQQPMRKSSLKCTQSTSSSFAFLPYLPAKRNSSVSHVYDNYLLYAAPATLTASKLRPYQHNLSNEHAQLFGSSGRGGGIVSSGAATGNGATGALAGRLGSWPKRLRMRQVRSSVSTHQPFGICTCS, encoded by the exons ATATCAGATTCCCAAAATATCTCACAGCCGAATggcacacagcacacacagcGCAAACAAATGGAGGTGCTGCGCACCGCCAATGGCGCCATGCAGGTGATACGCACACAGACAGTACAAAAGACATCATCCACATCCCGTTGGTCCACCTCCTCATCCACTAAAACCACCACCCGCAGCAGCACAGGCGCAGCGCCTATGGCGCTATTTGCGCCTCGAACAAGTCAAGGCGTTGACATTTGTGAGCTAAgaaacgacgacgacgacgacgatgacgatgacaaACATAATGATTATGTTGATGATGGTGAGGATAGCATACATAATGGCAGCGACGCTGGCGTCGTCCACGAGTGCACGACTGCATCTATGCCAAGCACTGGCTATGGCCAGGAGCTGGTTGATGATcatgttgattttgttgtgaTTAATGGCCATGCGGACGTTGATGACGCcgcagacgacgacgacgacgacgacaacgacgtcGCTCATTTGCACAAACTCGGCCACAATTTGTTACTCGATACTGCGCCAAGTTTGAAATTGAGCAATCTAATG AAAAGCAGTTCGAGTATTTCCAgccaaagcagcaacaactcaaatttaacaactgcagcagcaacagcagcagcagcagcagcagcggctggcAACACCCACAGAAATGCGGGCAAAATAAGCCTACATGCAATTGTTgggcagacaacaacaacaacaagcaccgcagcagcagcaacagcaacatcatcatcatctggcACATTATCAACGTGGCCTCAGCGATTGGAGCAGGCTGACTTATATGGccaggccaacaacaacaacaacaacagcagcaagcgtCGCGTGGGCGTTGCTGCTGACGTCGCCGCTGTGGCCACGCCAACGCTGCGTCGTGATTTGGAAAGTTTCCGGCATCATGATgacgccgccaccgccgccgacGACGACGTTGATGAAGATTTGCG GCTCAGCGCACGGCACCAGCGTCGCCAGCAGGTGTCCCAATCCGTTTATGCGCCACCGTTGCCCGCCAGCTTTGGCAGCCTGCAGCGTTCCCGCTCCATATCCACGGATGATCTCAGCAACGATTGGCAGCAGCGCGGCGAGGAGCAGACAGAGGAGGAACTGCCGTGCGGTGATTGGCGACGCGTTAGTAAATTGCGTCGCTCCTTTCAGTCGCAGGATTATCATAATAAAACACAGTCCAGGCCACGTCCACTTCCATTGGATTTGCCCAGCAGCACGGTGAGCGTGGCACGCATACGCGCCGAGCTGGAAAACGGACGCAGGCTCAACACGGCCATGCGCAACAATCACGTCGATCTGGCCGCACTGGACAGCATACTTAACactacagcagcagcggtctctgcagcgggagcagcagcggcagcagcagcgagcgCAACAGCCCAATCTTCCAGTAAGCCACAGCTGGCCAAACGCAGCACATTTCTCACCGCCGCATCGCTGCAGGAGATACGAGGCAAACTAAAAAAACTCTCAGACGAGAGCCTGTACAAGGAGGACTTCCTGGCGCATCAGGCCATTGCCCAGCCCGCAGCGGTTGAGGTGGTGCAAGCGCCTGTGCCGGCGCCCTCCACGCCCTCCGCTTTTCGCGTCGTTCACAACACGCACAGCCTGGAAACGCGTCAGCGGCCCAAGGACAGCAGCTCCAGTGAGTGGCATTTGCGTCGAAAATCGTACGGGTTTGAAAAGATGTCTCCGCCCGAGAATCGCAGCATTTTCCGTGTGGACGCCTCCACGGACAGCGGCCTGGGCCGTTCGGGTGAGCAGCTAGGCAATTGGTCGCCCACAGAGCGttcggcggctgctgcggccaATGGAGCCGGCTCCACTATTATACACTTTGGCCGACAACAAGTGGGCAAGCCGGCAAGCCCCAGCGAGGCGGAGCAGCTAAGCAAGCGGCACTCCATTGCGGTAGAGGAAACTTGGCGCGATATACGGAAAACTTCACAG GTACATGTCAATGGTGATTCCATTAAtggcagcaacggcaacaacagtgCCAGTCAGCTGCAGCGCAGCAGCGCACAGAAACGCGTCGAATTCTGTAAAACGGAGGTGCACTTTGCCGCCGAATCGGGTCGAGTCAATATTGTTGAAACCGATGGCAAACCGCCGCCCACGCAAAACTTTCGTCGACGCCGACGCACCGCCAGCGGACCGCTGCAGAGCCTGGTCAAGTCTGCCAgtgtcaccagcagcagcagcagcagctccagcagcaaTGTTACCCACTTTGGCGACGATCCAACCGTACGCAACAAAACAATTGCCTCCAGCACAGTAGCCTATCGTGCCACACTGATGGAGCCGCCGGAGCTAGTCACTCAGCCAGTGGCTGGCACACAGGTTACGGTTATAACTAAGCCGTTGGTGGAGCCGCGCTACAGTCTGCTGGAGACTACCAGCTCCACGTCCAGACATAGCTATACCTCCACCAGCGGAGTGGACACAACGGACAATGAGACAGATGAGTTGGCCAACATACGTGGCATATTAAAGAATAAGCCTGTCAAGCCGAAACCCTATCATCTGGGCGAGAATATTGAGAGTGCCGATGTGCTCTGGAGCGTGCCAGCTACCATCAAGAGCGACAACAGGGAGAATAGTCCGCCAAGTCGGGAAAGTG CCGCTGGCGACTCGCCGATAACCACCAAATCGGTTGCTGAACGGGTGCGGATTGTGGAGCAGCGGCAGTTCGATAAGCAGAAGCAGCCATCGCCAGCCGGGAATGGATACTCGACGAAGATCAATGTGAGCCTCGGAGCTGATGATTGGTCAGAAACAG GTCGTCGTCGCAGCAGCGCacaggagctgctgctgcaggacTTGCGCGCCCATCAGCGCATCCTGGACGAAGGCCTCAAGTCCACATCGCTTATTATGAAAACAATGCGCTCGGCGAGCGAATTCGATGAGGCCATGCGTCGCCTGAGCATAGCCTCAATCGAGTCCGCTTTGATACAGCCCACAATTGTGGTTCCCACGCCCATGTTGCGCTCGCATAGCTATCAGGAGGAGAGCTGCCGTCGCACCTCAACTACGTCTATCACCAGCAGCGATTTATTTGGCAGCGCTCTCTACGATTCACTGCCACGCACGCCGCTGGCACCGCCACGACTCAAGCTGCTAGGCAATACGCAAATACCCGTGAGTCAGCAGCTGACACAGCTGCGGCGACTCTATGATGCTGCGGATCAGGAGGAGGACAGCGCCGATGAAGAGGTCAAGCGTTATTTCCgtgaaagcaacaacagcgacagtgGCGGTGGCACTCAATGCAGCTCCTCACCCGAGGATACAGTGCTCAAGGGCACTGAATACTCGAGCAGCTGGAGTCGCTTGAAAGCCAAGCGCACCATCTGGAAGATTGAAGCGCAAGAACAAACGATACAGCGTACAG ATCTGCCCAAGTCAAATGTGATGAACATAGCTCTGCATGCACCCCGGCTGCAGAAGCCGAAGCCCACACCGCCCACGCTGCGCATTGGGCAGCTTGTGCCCGTGGCCAAACCGCGAACACTGCTTGTACAGCCACAGCCGCAAGCACCGGTCGCGGATAATGCAGACGAATCGGGTAGCGAATCCCTTAAAATTGTCAAGGAGGCACGTGGTGCACGCAAGCTACGCGAGCACGAGCTCTCCTACTTTGGTGTACAGCATTCACCGACGCCCACACAGACCACCAAATTACACGTTACGCCCAGTAACCCACGACGTACGCTGCCCACGCGCAACAAACTAAGCCACAACGAGGAGGCAACCACCGCAACGACATCAACTACAACCACCACGACCAAGTGGCAGCTATTGAACGATCGACCCGATTTACTTAGGCACAGTCCACAGGCCAACGATGAGAGCAACGCTTTCCCCGAAGATGATGAGGAGCACTTCTATGAGAACATTGCCAACGAACTGACAACTACATTCCGCGTCAAGTCGCCCTCGCCAGGCAGCTACGAGCGCAAAACGGATTTGCAACGCGATGCGCAGATTCTCAGCGAGATGACACGCAACGCTGATCAAACAATGAAG GCACTCTCCGATGAAGCAGCCTTCAAGGATCAGCGACGTCGTTCCTGCTCGCTGCAGCGCCGCAGTGCCAAGCCTTTGGCCACCATCGATGAGAAGGTCAAAACTCACAATGGCGATGCTAAAGCTTTGAGTGTCGCACGTGGCACCTTCGCCTCGGAGGCACGACGTAATTCACGACAATCGACGCCCTCGCCGACCCGTGCACGCAGCTCATCGCAGTCATCCATTGAGTGCTGTCCACGGGATCGTTCGCGTTCCAGTTCGCGTGAGTCAATGACACAAGGAGGCGGCTCTTCGGATGAGCAATTGAGCAAGCAGCGCGTGGAGCGAATACGCATGCGTACGCCCAAGCGAGAGAAGACACGTCACGAGACAACTGATCAGCGTTCATCCAGGCAGAGCAGCAAACCGCGCAGCAGCTCCAATGCGACGCCAGAAAGCAAACGCACGCATCACCACAGCCGTCACCGGGAGAAGGAGCACAACGGCGAGCATTCGGCCAAACATAGCTCGGGCTCGGCATCAGGCAGTCGATTGCTACGCTCCACGCGTGTCAGCGAAACGAGTCGCCCACGCACTAGCTCACACCGAACAAgtgagcgagagcgagagcgggaGCGTGAACGTACAAGCGGCACTGAGAAGCACCGAGAAGAGCTCACACGCTCGCGTG GTCACTCCAGTCGCTCTAGACACAGTGAGCAGAGCGCAGCTGGGCACAAGTCGAGCAAAAGCAGTCGCAGCAATCATCATGACACAGCAATGTCCGCACACAGAAAGTCCACAACAGCCGCTAaagtagcagcaacaaaagccacaatggcagccacagcaacaacgcACAAATccacaacaacaccaacaacagcaacagcaacaactacggcaccaacagcagcagcaacaacaacaacgcacaACGAACTGACGTACGTATACGTAACGAATTTAGCCCATACACAAACCGCCGAGGATGCAGACTATGCCAGCATCGATGAGGCAACAGTAACAGTTACGCCCACAGCACTGCCTGCGATcccgttgccgccgccgcgtCGCAAACGCAAGCGGTCGCTCCTACCCGTGCCCGTACAGCGGGAAGGTaccactgccacgcccactgtcGCCTACGAGCATCGCATTAAGCTGGAAATGATACCCCAAACGCCCAGCTACTCGAATCAGTCGACGCTACGCTGCAAGCAGCAGCCAATGCGCAAATCCTCGCTAAAGTGCACACAGTCGACCAGCTCGAGTTTCGCCTTTCTGCCCTATTTGCCGGCCAAGCGCAACTCGAGCGTTAGCCATGTCTATGACAATTATCTGCTGTACGCGGCGCCGGCCACATTGACGGCCTCCAAGCTGCGCCCCTATCAACACAACTTGAGCAACGAGCATGCGCAGCTTTTTGGCagcagtgggcgtggcggcgGTATTGTGAGTTCCGGTGCGGCAACGGGCAACGGAGCAACGGGCGCATTGGCCGGCCGCCTGGGCAGCTGGCCAAAACGTTTGCGTATGCGGCAGGTGCGCAGCAGCGTCTCGACACATCAGCCGTTCGGCATCTGCACATGTTCATAG